The proteins below come from a single Campylobacter sp. CCUG 57310 genomic window:
- the infB gene encoding translation initiation factor IF-2, translating to MANIRISEIANELGYSSKEVLEKAIELGLKVKTHSSGVTPEEAEALYTFVQTGEIPESFQQKPEKKKVEPKKSASKTPKESKETSKTEKKDTKKEEKPKENKSEDKKTEAPKSQKPKKPEPVVAKEEIEEPAKEKEAAKQDPITAPQPKESLADVSLQKRRGLMIVKKKRDEAPAPKPAREIKEPSEPARNLESMFAFSDGESIKKKKKEKKPVIATKKDGAQKVDLLGDRDLGDIVLEDEDVVVLPDFSVRTPAPQPTQKTKQTNTFKPALNNSIGSFLEQGIGRRPRKKHKKSSRDNSNKEIIDSVNIPKEIRVYEFAEKINKQPSEIIGKLFMLGMMTTKNDFLDEDAIEILADEFGIEVNIVDTQEEFDYVKAYEEQVDDTNLTERAPVITIMGHVDHGKTSLLDYIRNSRVASGEAGGITQHVGAYMVNKNGKNITFIDTPGHEAFTAMRARGAKITDIVIIVVAADDGVKPQTKEAVSHAKAAGVPIIIAINKMDKETANPDMVKTELANLDILPTDWGGTYEFVPISAKTGMGVEDLLEIVLLQAEILELKANAKANAKATIVESSQQKGRGSVATVIVENGTLKVGDTVVAGVAYGKIRSLLDDKGRNLKDIKPGECGVIIGLSEIPEAGETLISVKTDKEAREYAQKKAEYLRQKELSKSTKVTIEELSEKIAEGELKTLPVIVKADVQGSLEAIKASLEKLRNDEIKVNIIHSGVGGITQSDVALAQASENCVILGFNIRPTGEIKDKAKESKVEIKTYNVIYNLLDDIKTLLGGLMSPIVREEQLGQAQVRQVINVPKIGAIAGCLVTEGTINRGAKIRLIRNGVVVHEGTVSSLKRFKDDVKEVAKGYECGVGIEGYNDIRENDYIESFKEVEEQATL from the coding sequence ATGGCGAATATTCGGATTTCAGAGATAGCAAATGAACTTGGCTACAGCAGCAAAGAGGTACTGGAAAAAGCTATCGAACTAGGACTAAAAGTCAAAACTCACTCAAGCGGAGTTACGCCTGAAGAGGCTGAAGCGCTATATACTTTTGTTCAAACGGGAGAAATTCCTGAAAGCTTTCAGCAAAAGCCCGAAAAGAAAAAAGTAGAGCCTAAAAAATCAGCATCAAAAACGCCAAAAGAGAGTAAAGAGACAAGCAAAACAGAAAAAAAAGATACCAAAAAAGAAGAAAAGCCAAAAGAAAACAAGAGTGAAGATAAAAAAACAGAAGCCCCAAAGAGCCAAAAACCTAAAAAACCGGAGCCTGTAGTAGCAAAAGAAGAGATTGAAGAGCCGGCAAAAGAGAAGGAGGCTGCAAAACAAGATCCTATAACAGCTCCTCAACCCAAAGAGAGCTTAGCTGACGTAAGCCTACAAAAAAGACGCGGGCTTATGATAGTTAAGAAAAAAAGAGATGAAGCTCCTGCACCAAAACCCGCAAGAGAGATAAAAGAGCCGAGCGAGCCTGCTAGAAATTTAGAAAGTATGTTTGCTTTTAGCGACGGCGAGAGCATAAAAAAGAAGAAAAAAGAGAAAAAGCCTGTAATTGCAACCAAAAAAGACGGCGCTCAAAAAGTTGATTTGCTCGGTGACAGAGATCTTGGCGATATAGTTTTAGAGGATGAAGACGTAGTGGTATTGCCTGATTTTTCGGTAAGAACTCCGGCACCTCAGCCTACCCAAAAGACCAAACAAACGAATACCTTTAAACCCGCATTAAACAACTCAATCGGTTCATTTTTAGAGCAAGGTATCGGCAGACGACCAAGAAAGAAACACAAAAAATCCTCGCGCGATAACTCAAATAAAGAGATAATCGACTCCGTAAATATACCAAAAGAGATCCGCGTATATGAATTTGCAGAGAAGATAAACAAACAGCCAAGCGAGATCATCGGTAAACTGTTCATGCTAGGCATGATGACTACTAAAAACGACTTTTTGGATGAGGATGCGATCGAAATTCTAGCAGATGAATTTGGAATTGAAGTAAATATCGTAGATACTCAGGAAGAATTTGACTACGTAAAAGCTTACGAAGAGCAAGTCGATGATACGAATTTAACTGAAAGAGCACCGGTTATAACGATCATGGGACACGTTGATCACGGTAAAACCTCGCTTCTTGACTACATTAGAAATTCACGAGTCGCATCAGGCGAAGCTGGCGGTATAACTCAGCACGTCGGCGCTTATATGGTAAATAAAAACGGCAAAAATATCACATTTATAGACACTCCGGGACACGAAGCATTTACGGCTATGCGCGCAAGAGGAGCGAAGATAACCGATATAGTTATCATCGTAGTTGCAGCAGATGACGGTGTAAAACCTCAGACCAAAGAGGCTGTAAGTCACGCAAAAGCAGCAGGTGTTCCTATCATAATCGCCATAAATAAAATGGATAAAGAAACCGCAAATCCAGATATGGTAAAAACCGAGCTTGCAAATCTTGATATACTCCCGACCGACTGGGGCGGAACGTATGAATTTGTGCCGATATCGGCTAAAACAGGTATGGGTGTTGAAGATCTGCTTGAAATCGTACTTTTGCAAGCGGAAATTTTGGAGCTTAAAGCAAATGCAAAAGCAAATGCAAAAGCTACTATCGTAGAAAGCTCTCAACAAAAAGGTCGCGGTTCGGTTGCAACCGTCATCGTTGAAAACGGTACGTTAAAAGTTGGAGATACTGTTGTAGCAGGAGTGGCTTACGGAAAAATAAGAAGCCTGCTTGATGACAAAGGTAGAAATTTAAAAGATATCAAACCGGGAGAATGCGGTGTCATCATAGGACTTAGCGAAATTCCGGAAGCCGGTGAAACTTTAATAAGCGTAAAAACAGATAAAGAGGCGCGAGAATACGCTCAGAAAAAAGCCGAATACTTACGCCAAAAAGAGCTTTCAAAATCAACGAAAGTTACTATCGAAGAGCTTAGCGAAAAGATAGCCGAAGGAGAGTTAAAAACACTTCCTGTTATCGTAAAAGCCGATGTTCAAGGTTCGCTTGAAGCCATTAAAGCAAGCCTTGAAAAGCTTAGAAATGACGAAATAAAAGTAAATATCATACACTCGGGCGTAGGCGGTATCACTCAAAGCGACGTGGCCCTAGCTCAAGCAAGTGAAAACTGTGTGATTTTAGGATTTAACATCCGTCCAACGGGCGAGATAAAAGACAAAGCCAAAGAGAGCAAAGTCGAGATAAAAACATACAACGTAATTTACAATCTACTTGATGATATAAAAACACTACTCGGTGGTCTTATGTCGCCGATCGTTCGCGAAGAACAGCTCGGTCAGGCTCAGGTTCGCCAAGTTATCAATGTACCTAAAATCGGTGCTATCGCAGGCTGCCTAGTAACCGAAGGCACTATCAACAGAGGCGCTAAAATCAGACTTATCAGAAACGGCGTAGTCGTTCATGAAGGCACCGTAAGCTCGCTAAAACGCTTTAAAGACGATGTTAAAGAGGTAGCCAAAGGCTATGAATGCGGTGTTGGCATCGAAGGCTATAACGACATAAGAGAAAACGACTATATCGAAAGCTTTAAAGAAGTAGAGGAACAAGCCACTCTATGA
- the accD gene encoding acetyl-CoA carboxylase, carboxyltransferase subunit beta, whose translation MSFLDIFSKTRKKQSAPSEAPAHWIKCDSCHSLMYYKEVEACFNVCPKCGYHMRLKPERRIEMLCDAGSFVEFDTELRPVDPLKFVDKKSYKKRISESEEKTGRSSAVICGEAKIDGMDAQLVVFDFSFMGGSLGSVEGEKIVRAIKRSLDKKQPLIIISASGGARMQESTFSLMQMSKTSAALKLLDEAKIPYISILTDPTMGGVSASFAWLGDIIIAEPGALIGFAGQRVIKQTIGSDLPEGFQRSEFLLEHGLIDAIVERREHKQFIGDMIRLLTDIKPEQKQAQDVQIMQEDEVEE comes from the coding sequence ATGAGCTTTTTAGATATTTTCTCCAAAACCAGAAAAAAACAATCAGCTCCGAGCGAAGCTCCTGCACACTGGATCAAATGCGATAGCTGCCACTCGCTTATGTATTATAAAGAGGTTGAAGCGTGCTTTAACGTATGCCCAAAATGCGGCTATCATATGCGCCTAAAGCCTGAAAGAAGGATAGAAATGCTCTGCGATGCAGGCAGCTTTGTAGAATTTGACACAGAACTAAGACCTGTCGATCCTCTTAAATTTGTAGATAAGAAATCATACAAAAAACGCATAAGCGAAAGCGAAGAAAAAACAGGCAGAAGTAGTGCCGTGATATGTGGCGAAGCCAAAATAGACGGCATGGACGCTCAACTAGTAGTCTTTGATTTTAGCTTTATGGGTGGCAGTCTCGGCTCGGTTGAGGGCGAAAAGATAGTAAGAGCCATCAAGCGCTCACTGGATAAAAAGCAGCCGCTCATCATCATCTCCGCTTCAGGCGGCGCAAGAATGCAAGAAAGCACATTTTCTTTGATGCAGATGTCAAAAACCTCGGCAGCGTTAAAGCTGCTTGATGAAGCCAAAATCCCTTACATTTCAATCCTTACCGATCCTACCATGGGTGGAGTTAGTGCCAGCTTTGCGTGGCTTGGTGACATCATCATAGCTGAACCTGGCGCACTTATCGGCTTTGCGGGTCAAAGAGTTATAAAGCAGACTATTGGTTCTGATCTACCTGAAGGATTTCAAAGATCTGAGTTTTTACTAGAGCACGGTCTAATTGATGCGATAGTTGAAAGAAGAGAGCATAAGCAGTTTATCGGCGATATGATTAGGTTGCTTACGGATATAAAGCCCGAGCAAAAACAAGCGCAAGATGTCCAGATAATGCAAGAGGACGAGGTGGAGGAATAA
- a CDS encoding DUF448 domain-containing protein, whose translation MTQNYIPIRMCAVCKTRFSQANLRRYRIIDSSLFHGKGNGRSFYICEDCLIKDEKNLKKSLGRVAGNFIATLQNGQNLKEILLNGEYSDFRDSK comes from the coding sequence ATGACTCAAAATTATATTCCTATCAGGATGTGTGCGGTATGCAAAACTCGCTTTAGTCAAGCAAATTTACGCAGATACCGCATAATCGACTCTTCACTTTTTCATGGCAAAGGAAACGGTAGAAGCTTTTATATATGTGAAGATTGTTTGATAAAAGATGAGAAAAATTTAAAAAAATCGCTCGGTAGAGTAGCGGGGAATTTTATCGCTACTCTGCAAAATGGGCAAAATTTAAAGGAGATACTCTTAAATGGCGAATATTCGGATTTCAGAGATAGCAAATGA
- a CDS encoding ankyrin repeat domain-containing protein, which translates to MNNFRYILIPLTISIIALISIFYLSDIKFSSKKSGFTITQDTKIDPNSKLAKYVTQEEIDDFAFRYWDIDDEIQYTNKHRTENETFKKLRLLLKAKDTKGVLNFVKDNNLSVDVSMTYNLTPLMYSSFYDDDITAKELINLGANIRATDRYKLSPLAYAIENNSTKTAKLLLDSGVKVDEIKALQFYITPPFYNNIDKLIISGDDIKIIFQDNYVRDDQSKDAMNPMEYVVTCNYIELAQMILESGYVPKLSKEPIDGLPGIKDGSDVKRSVYHVLDEIPNHEGMLELLLKYDVVGQPTKEELKGAYEECYDSYKDFAKTKEDFLSGKITLTIFSQQGLKRTLGYYEQYCADENATFNDIKTFFAWANETRKHYAIDKVLSSNRNNPNKVIYIDQNSTDQVNKN; encoded by the coding sequence TTGAATAACTTTAGATACATCCTAATCCCCCTTACAATATCCATCATAGCTCTTATATCCATCTTTTATCTTTCTGATATTAAATTTAGTTCAAAGAAATCAGGCTTTACCATAACCCAAGATACCAAGATAGATCCGAATTCCAAGCTAGCTAAATATGTAACACAAGAAGAGATAGATGATTTTGCATTTAGATATTGGGATATAGATGACGAGATACAGTATACAAACAAACACAGAACCGAAAACGAAACATTTAAAAAACTAAGACTTCTTTTAAAAGCAAAAGACACAAAGGGTGTTTTAAATTTTGTCAAGGATAATAATTTAAGCGTTGATGTAAGCATGACATATAATCTTACTCCTTTGATGTATAGCTCATTTTATGACGATGATATAACTGCCAAAGAACTTATAAACTTAGGAGCTAATATAAGAGCAACGGATAGATATAAGCTAAGTCCTTTAGCTTATGCTATTGAAAACAACTCCACTAAGACAGCTAAACTGCTTTTAGATAGTGGGGTAAAGGTTGATGAGATAAAGGCACTTCAGTTTTATATAACTCCACCTTTTTATAATAATATAGATAAACTGATAATAAGCGGAGATGATATAAAGATTATCTTTCAAGATAACTATGTAAGAGATGATCAGTCAAAAGATGCTATGAATCCTATGGAATATGTTGTAACTTGCAACTACATTGAACTAGCCCAAATGATACTAGAAAGCGGATACGTCCCAAAACTCAGTAAAGAACCTATCGATGGCTTGCCCGGCATTAAAGACGGCTCTGATGTAAAGCGTTCGGTATATCATGTGCTTGATGAGATTCCAAACCATGAGGGTATGCTTGAGCTTCTTTTAAAATATGATGTAGTAGGACAACCCACTAAAGAGGAGTTAAAGGGGGCTTACGAGGAGTGTTATGACTCTTATAAAGATTTTGCCAAAACTAAAGAGGATTTCTTAAGCGGCAAAATTACTTTAACCATTTTTAGCCAACAAGGACTAAAAAGAACACTAGGATATTATGAACAATACTGCGCCGATGAAAACGCAACTTTTAATGATATAAAAACATTCTTTGCTTGGGCTAATGAAACAAGAAAACATTATGCAATAGATAAAGTATTAAGCAGTAACAGAAACAACCCAAACAAAGTAATCTATATCGATCAAAATTCAACAGATCAAGTTAACAAAAACTAA
- a CDS encoding 23S rRNA (pseudouridine(1915)-N(3))-methyltransferase RlmH gives MEISVFSIQKSKQDSFESEIKEYIKMSSKFAKITDTVIFNDKIAKAQSKSKEESLKAYDEAYEPNLKGFCIALDERGEQMKSEEFARIFANNSQISLFIGGAYGLSSNFKQKADKVISLSSMTMAHKIAKLMLFEQIFRALCINANHPYHK, from the coding sequence TTGGAAATTTCGGTATTTTCCATACAAAAATCCAAGCAAGATAGCTTTGAAAGCGAGATAAAAGAGTATATCAAGATGTCGTCTAAATTTGCCAAAATTACAGATACCGTCATATTTAACGACAAAATCGCAAAAGCTCAAAGCAAAAGCAAAGAAGAGTCGTTAAAAGCTTACGATGAAGCGTATGAGCCAAATTTAAAGGGCTTTTGTATCGCACTTGATGAAAGAGGAGAGCAGATGAAAAGCGAGGAATTTGCCAGAATTTTTGCCAACAACTCTCAAATTTCACTTTTTATCGGCGGAGCTTACGGATTAAGCTCAAATTTTAAGCAAAAAGCCGACAAAGTAATTAGTCTAAGCTCTATGACAATGGCTCACAAGATAGCTAAACTTATGCTCTTTGAGCAAATTTTCAGAGCGCTTTGCATAAATGCAAATCACCCATATCACAAGTAA
- a CDS encoding LapA family protein, with amino-acid sequence MKTRRFIVYSVIYIVLLGILVYSIDSSDHTFGLLGYSFTMPLALWVVLPVAFFAILCIAHIAYHGFEIYMFKRSIKRDETLYKELAREVLLGLDTNKDFKTELYKAPSQITKILSPWGKHKDEAVSDDELESVAKTVKNIINGEVVDLKKFRLQSTNSLFIQNELNKIEKNSTYFLDVLKDYKEINDEISKKANEKLITTGSFADIKKFNFAKSAEETMTLLERFIKDEIAISNDEIYELLNNFKISKAQYNNSAKILIGKITPDALINIFEKLKSSHTDAEEAYLYLLFEFQMLDKVREITENSDASEYQNIKILMYLRENGKIVPENLLFR; translated from the coding sequence ATGAAAACAAGACGTTTTATAGTATATAGCGTGATATATATAGTCTTACTTGGCATTTTGGTGTATTCAATCGACTCTTCTGATCATACTTTCGGGCTTCTTGGCTACTCATTTACTATGCCGCTTGCGCTTTGGGTAGTACTGCCGGTGGCGTTTTTTGCGATTCTTTGCATAGCACATATCGCATATCACGGCTTTGAAATTTATATGTTTAAACGCTCCATAAAACGCGATGAAACTCTTTACAAAGAGCTTGCCAGAGAGGTTTTGCTGGGGCTTGATACAAATAAAGATTTTAAAACAGAGCTTTACAAAGCTCCTTCGCAAATTACTAAAATTTTATCTCCTTGGGGCAAACACAAAGACGAAGCTGTTAGCGACGACGAGCTTGAAAGCGTTGCAAAAACAGTAAAAAACATAATAAACGGAGAAGTTGTCGATCTTAAGAAATTTAGACTGCAAAGCACAAATTCGCTCTTTATACAAAACGAGCTAAATAAAATAGAAAAAAATTCAACCTATTTCCTTGATGTGCTTAAAGACTACAAAGAGATAAACGATGAAATTTCTAAAAAAGCCAATGAAAAGCTTATTACAACCGGCAGTTTTGCAGACATCAAGAAATTTAATTTCGCAAAGAGCGCAGAAGAGACCATGACTCTACTTGAGCGCTTCATAAAAGATGAGATTGCTATAAGTAATGATGAAATTTACGAGCTTCTTAATAACTTTAAAATTTCAAAAGCTCAGTATAACAACTCTGCAAAAATTCTAATAGGCAAGATAACTCCTGACGCTCTTATAAATATATTTGAGAAGTTAAAATCATCTCATACCGATGCCGAAGAGGCGTATTTGTATCTGCTATTTGAGTTTCAAATGCTTGATAAAGTGCGTGAAATCACCGAAAATTCCGACGCAAGCGAATATCAAAACATCAAAATTTTGATGTATCTTAGAGAAAACGGCAAGATAGTGCCTGAAAATTTGCTCTTTAGATGA
- the rimP gene encoding ribosome maturation factor RimP translates to MQNLEKLIKECGVELYDTEVANENDRTIYRIYITKQGGVSLDDCEKVSRLLSPIFDVEPPISGDYNLEISSPGLERKLEKPSHFIASVGELVKISATINGENKKLKGKLLSANSEDIELECEDQKFKIKISDIKKAKTYFEW, encoded by the coding sequence ATGCAAAATCTTGAAAAATTAATAAAAGAGTGCGGTGTAGAGCTTTACGATACTGAAGTTGCAAACGAAAACGATAGAACCATTTATAGAATTTACATCACAAAACAAGGCGGAGTAAGCTTAGATGATTGTGAAAAAGTCTCTAGATTACTATCTCCGATATTTGACGTAGAGCCTCCGATAAGCGGGGATTATAACCTTGAAATTAGCAGTCCCGGACTTGAAAGAAAACTTGAAAAACCAAGCCACTTTATCGCAAGCGTTGGGGAACTAGTCAAAATTTCAGCCACGATAAACGGCGAAAATAAAAAACTAAAAGGCAAATTATTATCCGCAAACAGCGAAGATATAGAGCTTGAATGCGAAGATCAAAAGTTCAAAATCAAAATTTCAGACATAAAAAAAGCCAAAACATATTTTGAGTGGTAA
- the dksA gene encoding RNA polymerase-binding protein DksA, whose translation MRKNDLEFFKALLEERKIQINKNIIDASNEIAGLRGSGVSDEFDIASVNADQLIEQSINAQQRQELIEIDLALSKIFNKTYGVCEMCEEDIGLARLKVKPHARYCIVCREIVEKTSKK comes from the coding sequence ATGCGCAAAAACGATTTAGAGTTTTTTAAAGCACTTTTAGAAGAGAGAAAGATACAGATAAATAAAAATATAATCGATGCAAGCAACGAGATCGCAGGGCTTAGAGGAAGCGGGGTAAGCGATGAATTCGATATCGCTTCGGTAAATGCCGATCAACTCATAGAGCAATCAATAAACGCTCAACAAAGACAAGAGCTTATCGAGATAGATCTGGCGCTTAGTAAAATTTTTAATAAAACCTACGGTGTTTGCGAGATGTGCGAAGAAGATATAGGTCTGGCTCGCCTTAAAGTAAAACCTCACGCTAGATACTGCATAGTTTGCAGAGAGATAGTGGAAAAAACATCTAAAAAATAA
- the rbfA gene encoding 30S ribosome-binding factor RbfA encodes MNPTEIKRLRTQSVLKELIPEALATLEDSILRGLCVTDVECKKGRYDAFVYLDKMAFDEHEQAYVLEHLKRVSKYLQNHCMAAEGWYRCPNFHFKFDDRLEYQNHIDSLFDKISKDLNKNAKS; translated from the coding sequence ATGAATCCGACCGAGATAAAACGACTAAGAACTCAAAGCGTACTTAAAGAGCTAATCCCTGAAGCTCTTGCCACTCTTGAAGATAGTATTTTGCGTGGTTTATGCGTAACGGACGTAGAGTGCAAAAAGGGCAGATACGACGCATTTGTATATCTTGACAAGATGGCTTTTGACGAGCACGAGCAGGCTTACGTTTTAGAACATCTAAAAAGAGTTTCAAAATATCTGCAAAATCACTGTATGGCGGCTGAAGGCTGGTATCGATGCCCAAATTTTCATTTCAAATTTGACGATAGGCTGGAGTATCAAAATCATATAGATAGTCTTTTTGATAAAATTTCAAAGGATTTAAATAAAAATGCAAAATCTTGA
- the thrB gene encoding homoserine kinase codes for MVIKVPATSANLGPGFDALGLALSLYNEVEVTRAKFSSIAIFGEGEDNIKLKKNNLFLSVFNEIYSELTGKKDTFRIIFKNQIPFSRGLGSSSAVITSAIAAAYATAEFKVDKNIILNKALIYENHPDNIAPATLGGFVSSVVSKNQVMHIKKFIKDDIKAVVVIPDKPMSTKESRTKLPKSYLMSECVNNLAHASFLTACFFEERYELLKVAAKDMMHEDIRMKSLPELFDVRKTAYENGALMSTLSGSGSTMLNISYKNDASNLKEKLKDKFKSFRVEILSFDNDGFIIKS; via the coding sequence TTGGTCATAAAAGTTCCTGCAACAAGTGCAAATTTAGGGCCCGGTTTTGACGCATTAGGGCTTGCTCTAAGCCTATATAACGAAGTTGAAGTAACGAGAGCCAAATTCTCTTCTATAGCGATTTTTGGAGAGGGTGAGGATAATATAAAATTAAAAAAAAATAACTTATTCTTATCCGTTTTTAATGAAATTTACTCAGAACTTACAGGCAAAAAGGACACTTTTCGCATAATCTTTAAAAACCAAATTCCTTTTTCAAGAGGTCTTGGCAGCTCTTCTGCGGTTATAACCTCAGCAATTGCGGCAGCTTATGCGACAGCTGAATTTAAAGTCGATAAAAACATAATTTTAAATAAAGCTCTGATCTATGAAAATCATCCCGACAATATCGCTCCTGCAACGCTTGGAGGATTTGTAAGCTCGGTGGTTAGTAAAAATCAAGTAATGCACATCAAGAAATTCATCAAAGACGATATAAAAGCCGTAGTAGTGATCCCTGATAAACCGATGAGCACTAAAGAATCGCGCACAAAGCTACCCAAGAGTTATCTTATGAGCGAATGCGTAAACAATCTCGCTCACGCTTCGTTTTTGACGGCTTGCTTTTTTGAAGAGAGATATGAGCTATTAAAAGTTGCGGCAAAAGATATGATGCATGAAGATATCAGGATGAAGTCGCTTCCCGAGCTATTTGACGTAAGAAAAACAGCCTACGAAAACGGAGCTTTGATGAGCACTCTTTCAGGAAGCGGCTCAACTATGCTAAACATATCTTATAAAAATGACGCATCAAATTTGAAAGAGAAGTTAAAAGATAAATTCAAAAGCTTCAGAGTTGAAATTTTATCCTTTGATAATGATGGATTTATAATAAAAAGCTAA
- the recO gene encoding recombination protein RecO, with translation MQGYIIHTQKAKEEDLIVYILTKDLLIKCYRFYGARHASVMQGFKIDFELNESANFLPHLRSVLHLGFNWLVVRERLLIWQQFMRLFYAHLKDVEHIDEIYFNQAEICAQRFLKQNPKRLIIESYVRILEHEGRLHDELACFVCDETIADSLSLTRGFLPSHTHCAGNFSFEAEKIAHLFKDKSTILLNDEEVNELYTIILQGF, from the coding sequence ATGCAAGGCTACATAATCCACACGCAAAAAGCCAAAGAAGAAGACCTTATCGTCTATATTCTGACAAAGGATCTGCTTATAAAGTGCTACCGATTCTACGGAGCGCGCCACGCTAGCGTTATGCAAGGCTTTAAGATAGATTTTGAGCTAAACGAAAGTGCAAATTTTCTCCCGCATCTTAGAAGCGTGCTACATCTTGGCTTTAACTGGCTTGTCGTGCGCGAACGTCTGCTCATATGGCAACAGTTTATGCGACTGTTTTACGCGCATTTAAAAGATGTCGAGCATATAGACGAGATATATTTTAACCAGGCTGAAATTTGTGCGCAGAGATTTCTAAAGCAAAACCCAAAACGTTTAATCATCGAAAGCTATGTGCGAATTTTAGAGCACGAAGGAAGACTTCATGACGAGCTTGCTTGCTTTGTCTGTGATGAAACGATCGCAGATAGCCTATCTTTAACTCGCGGATTTTTGCCCTCTCATACGCATTGTGCCGGAAATTTTAGCTTTGAAGCGGAGAAAATAGCTCATCTTTTTAAAGATAAATCAACCATCCTGCTAAACGATGAGGAAGTTAACGAACTATACACTATCATCTTGCAAGGGTTTTAA
- a CDS encoding tRNA-dihydrouridine synthase: MIDFSLKPIFLAPLAGFSDLPLRSVVKRFGCDVTVSEMISANALVYESSDKTLEMLKKSPEETPYIVQIAGSDREIIKKAVEIINKFEGIDGIDLNCGCPVPKVVKQCAGSALLKDIDNLKKIVETIKKTSNKNMLSVKMRLGFDEKIPEILALAAEDAGADYIAFHGRTRAGGYTAKVDYEAIARAKSAVKIPLIANGDISEKNAEQVFKLTNCDAIMIGRACIGKPWVFHEIKSSQSVTNELKREIILAHFDAMLSHYGAHGVSIFRKHLHQYSKGIEGASAFRDEINRISDAFTMREKIEDFFKI, from the coding sequence ATGATAGACTTTAGCTTAAAGCCTATCTTTTTAGCTCCTTTGGCAGGTTTTTCTGATCTGCCTTTAAGGAGCGTGGTCAAGCGTTTTGGATGCGATGTAACGGTTAGCGAGATGATAAGCGCAAACGCACTTGTATATGAAAGCTCGGACAAGACTCTTGAAATGCTTAAAAAATCCCCCGAAGAAACTCCGTATATCGTTCAAATCGCAGGAAGCGATAGAGAGATCATTAAAAAAGCTGTCGAGATTATAAATAAATTTGAAGGAATAGACGGCATAGATCTAAACTGCGGCTGTCCCGTGCCAAAAGTAGTCAAGCAATGCGCAGGCTCGGCGCTTCTAAAAGATATAGATAATCTCAAAAAGATAGTAGAAACGATAAAAAAAACTTCAAACAAAAATATGCTAAGCGTTAAAATGAGGCTAGGATTTGACGAGAAAATTCCTGAAATTTTAGCTTTAGCGGCTGAAGATGCAGGGGCTGATTATATAGCTTTTCACGGACGAACAAGAGCTGGCGGATATACGGCAAAGGTTGATTATGAGGCTATAGCAAGAGCCAAAAGTGCGGTTAAAATTCCGCTAATCGCAAACGGAGATATCAGCGAGAAAAACGCCGAGCAGGTTTTTAAGCTAACAAATTGCGACGCTATAATGATAGGCAGAGCCTGCATAGGCAAGCCTTGGGTATTTCACGAGATCAAAAGCAGCCAAAGCGTAACTAACGAGCTAAAGCGCGAGATAATCCTAGCTCACTTTGACGCTATGCTCTCTCACTACGGCGCTCACGGAGTGTCGATATTTCGCAAGCACTTGCACCAGTACTCAAAAGGCATAGAAGGCGCAAGCGCATTTAGAGACGAGATAAATCGCATCAGCGACGCTTTTACAATGCGCGAAAAGATAGAAGACTTCTTTAAAATTTAA